In a single window of the Salvelinus namaycush isolate Seneca chromosome 6, SaNama_1.0, whole genome shotgun sequence genome:
- the LOC120049636 gene encoding perilipin-2-like isoform X2 → MESVEVVNNQNVVERVASLPLVSSTYDMVSSAYCTTKDNHPYLKSMCEVAELGVRTITTVALTGAAPIIGKLEPQIAMANDLACKGLDKIEKTLPILHQPSEQIVANTKDAVTGVKDVMSVTVTGAKDSVSHTLTSAVDRTRGAVQDSMQMTRAAVSGSVNTVMESRMAQMVSSGMDTALTTSERLVDQYLPRTEDELEMEAKTVKGFDVAKDAPNYYVRLGSLSTKLRKRAYHKALAQVKDTKQRSQESISQLNHTVDLIDYARKNIDGANQKVKGKLSSLVEWKSNEGDGNEAENIESRTLAMARSLTQQLQTTCLALVSGLQGLPQNIQEEALSLSHSASQIYSSFSKASAFGDLSDGVLASSKAHLNKMKESLDDVMDYLVNNTPLNWLVGPFYPRLAPPHTAASSPSQKTPAPAEVEMKSMDSKH, encoded by the exons AATGTGGTTGAGAGGGTGGCCAGCCTCCCCTTGGTGAGCTCCACCTATGACATGGTGTCCAGTGCCTACTGCACCACCAAGGATAACCACCCCTACCTCAAGTCCATGTGTGAGGTGGCCGAGCTGGGGGTGCGAACCATCACCACTGTGGCCCTCACTGGTGCAGCGCCGATCATCGGCAAGCTGGAGCCACAAA TTGCCATGGCCAATGACCTGGCCTGTAAAGGTTTGGATAAGATTGAGAAGACCTTGCCAATCCTACACCAGCCTTCTGAGCAG ATTGTTGCCAACACCAAGGATGCAGTGACCGGTGTCAAAGACGTGATGTCTGTCACCGTCACGGGGGCCAAGGACAGTGTGTCCCACACCTTGACTAGCGCGGTGGACCGGACTAGGGGCGCTGTGCAGGACAGTATGCAGATGACCCGGGCTGCGGTCAGTGGTAGCGTAAACACGGTGATGGAGAGCCGCATGGCCCAGATGGTCAGCAGTGGAATGGACACGGCCCTCACCACCTCCGAGCGCTTGGTGGACCAGTACCTGCCTCGCACTGAGGACGAGCTGG AAATGGAGGCTAAAACGGTGAAAGGGTTCGACGTGGCCAAGGATGCACCTAACTACTATGTCCGTCTGGGCTCTCTGTCTACCAAGCTGCGTAAGAGGGCGTACCACAAGGCCCTGGCCCAGGTCAAAGACACCAAGCAGCGCAGCCAGGAGTCCATCTCACAGCTCAACCACACTGTGGACCTG ATTGATTACGCCAGAAAGAATATTGACGGAGCTAACCAGAAGGTGAAAGGCAAACTGAGCTCCCTGGTCGAGTGGAAGTCTAATGAAGGAGATGGCAATGAGGCAGAG AACATAGAGTCGAGGACCCTGGCGATGGCGCGCTCCCTCACTCAGCAGCTGCAGACAACGTGCCTGGCGCTAGTCTCTGGTCTGCAGGGCCTTCCACAGAACATCCAGGAGGAGGCGCTGTCCCTTAGCCACTCTGCCTCGCAAATCTACTCCAGCTTCAGCAAAGCGTCGGCGTTCGGGGACCTGTCGGATGGCGTTCTAGCCAGCAGCAAGGCCCATCTGAACAAGATGAAGGAGTCGCTGGATGACGTCATGGACTACCTGGTGAACAACACGCCCCTCAACTGGCTGGTAGGTCCCTTTTACCCCCGGCTGGCCCCACCCCACACCGCTGCATCTTCCCCGTCCCAGAAGACACCAGCCCCCGCAGAGGTGGAGATGAAATCCATGGACTCTAAGCACTAG
- the LOC120049636 gene encoding perilipin-2-like isoform X1, with the protein MESVEVVNNQNVVERVASLPLVSSTYDMVSSAYCTTKDNHPYLKSMCEVAELGVRTITTVALTGAAPIIGKLEPQIAMANDLACKGLDKIEKTLPILHQPSEQIVANTKDAVTGVKDVMSVTVTGAKDSVSHTLTSAVDRTRGAVQDSMQMTRAAVSGSVNTVMESRMAQMVSSGMDTALTTSERLVDQYLPRTEDELEMEAKTVKGFDVAKDAPNYYVRLGSLSTKLRKRAYHKALAQVKDTKQRSQESISQLNHTVDLIDYARKNIDGANQKVKGKLSSLVEWKSNEGDGNEAENIESRTLAMARSLTQQLQTTCLALVSGLQGLPQNIQEEALSLSHSASQIYSSFSKASAFGDLSDGVLASSKAHLNKMKESLDDVMDYLVNNTPLNWLVPDFTFSDLASEPDLSSVEDDGMSDESNSNEPLSAPLAHQ; encoded by the exons AATGTGGTTGAGAGGGTGGCCAGCCTCCCCTTGGTGAGCTCCACCTATGACATGGTGTCCAGTGCCTACTGCACCACCAAGGATAACCACCCCTACCTCAAGTCCATGTGTGAGGTGGCCGAGCTGGGGGTGCGAACCATCACCACTGTGGCCCTCACTGGTGCAGCGCCGATCATCGGCAAGCTGGAGCCACAAA TTGCCATGGCCAATGACCTGGCCTGTAAAGGTTTGGATAAGATTGAGAAGACCTTGCCAATCCTACACCAGCCTTCTGAGCAG ATTGTTGCCAACACCAAGGATGCAGTGACCGGTGTCAAAGACGTGATGTCTGTCACCGTCACGGGGGCCAAGGACAGTGTGTCCCACACCTTGACTAGCGCGGTGGACCGGACTAGGGGCGCTGTGCAGGACAGTATGCAGATGACCCGGGCTGCGGTCAGTGGTAGCGTAAACACGGTGATGGAGAGCCGCATGGCCCAGATGGTCAGCAGTGGAATGGACACGGCCCTCACCACCTCCGAGCGCTTGGTGGACCAGTACCTGCCTCGCACTGAGGACGAGCTGG AAATGGAGGCTAAAACGGTGAAAGGGTTCGACGTGGCCAAGGATGCACCTAACTACTATGTCCGTCTGGGCTCTCTGTCTACCAAGCTGCGTAAGAGGGCGTACCACAAGGCCCTGGCCCAGGTCAAAGACACCAAGCAGCGCAGCCAGGAGTCCATCTCACAGCTCAACCACACTGTGGACCTG ATTGATTACGCCAGAAAGAATATTGACGGAGCTAACCAGAAGGTGAAAGGCAAACTGAGCTCCCTGGTCGAGTGGAAGTCTAATGAAGGAGATGGCAATGAGGCAGAG AACATAGAGTCGAGGACCCTGGCGATGGCGCGCTCCCTCACTCAGCAGCTGCAGACAACGTGCCTGGCGCTAGTCTCTGGTCTGCAGGGCCTTCCACAGAACATCCAGGAGGAGGCGCTGTCCCTTAGCCACTCTGCCTCGCAAATCTACTCCAGCTTCAGCAAAGCGTCGGCGTTCGGGGACCTGTCGGATGGCGTTCTAGCCAGCAGCAAGGCCCATCTGAACAAGATGAAGGAGTCGCTGGATGACGTCATGGACTACCTGGTGAACAACACGCCCCTCAACTGGCTG GTACCAGACTTCACCTTCTCAGACTTGGCCTCGGAACCTGACCTCTCCTCAGTTGAGGACGATGGCATGTCAGATGAGTCCAACAGCAACGAACCCCTATCAGCTCCCCTTGCCCACCAATAA